The Nocardioides pantholopis genome window below encodes:
- a CDS encoding ABC transporter substrate-binding protein, translating into MIRMTSKKADVSHRQQLPRARSQRTPWWRDKAASIRTGVIAAGVSLALAGCGALLPGDVSDGASAAAQGPGPGVTEDSVKVVFVAVDLDAVQETTGFKTASVGDQKKQIKALETWVNDNGGLGGRKMEAVFRLYDAQADSPAAEEQLCNQITQDDRAFAVVLTGQYQTNARPCYAQRKTLMLDASLVASDVEYYEELSPYLWSASFPEYATFIKSFVKVLDDEGFFEGEKSIGIVGADTDANRRTVTDVALPLLKEAGVDVEVGWVDTTDIGTLYAGHEQAIDTFRSKKVDRVTFFGGSRLASIFATVAASKQFTARYAISSFDNPSFFVNNPTLIPDNTMDGMVGVGFHPPQDVADDQMPFPTGETEVECLDVFKDAGVTFETRESARVALPYCDAVKVLKMGADNASGDLNAGTWAEAVHANGSEFRTAAGFGGALGDGGFAGAGGYRVLKYDDGCSCFVYEGDEVPFE; encoded by the coding sequence GTGATCCGGATGACATCCAAGAAGGCCGACGTCAGCCACCGGCAGCAGCTGCCGCGTGCGCGGTCCCAGCGCACCCCCTGGTGGCGCGACAAGGCGGCCTCGATCCGCACCGGTGTGATCGCCGCCGGGGTCTCGCTGGCCCTGGCCGGGTGCGGCGCGCTGCTCCCGGGCGACGTGTCCGACGGCGCGAGCGCCGCCGCGCAGGGACCCGGGCCGGGCGTCACCGAGGACTCGGTCAAGGTCGTCTTCGTCGCGGTCGACCTCGACGCGGTCCAGGAGACCACCGGCTTCAAGACGGCCTCGGTCGGCGACCAGAAGAAGCAGATCAAGGCGCTCGAGACCTGGGTGAACGACAACGGCGGGCTGGGCGGTCGCAAGATGGAGGCGGTCTTCCGCCTCTACGACGCCCAGGCCGACTCGCCGGCTGCCGAGGAGCAGCTGTGCAACCAGATCACCCAGGACGACCGCGCGTTCGCCGTGGTCCTCACCGGGCAGTACCAGACCAACGCCCGGCCCTGCTACGCCCAGCGCAAGACGCTGATGCTGGACGCCTCGCTGGTGGCCAGCGACGTCGAGTACTACGAGGAGCTCAGCCCCTACCTGTGGTCGGCGAGCTTCCCCGAGTACGCCACGTTCATCAAGTCGTTCGTGAAGGTCCTCGACGACGAGGGGTTCTTCGAGGGTGAGAAGAGCATCGGCATCGTCGGCGCCGACACCGACGCCAACCGGCGCACGGTCACCGACGTCGCGCTGCCCCTGCTGAAGGAGGCGGGCGTCGACGTCGAGGTCGGCTGGGTCGACACCACCGACATCGGCACCCTGTACGCCGGCCACGAGCAGGCGATCGACACCTTCCGCAGCAAGAAGGTCGACCGGGTCACCTTCTTCGGCGGCTCCCGGCTCGCCTCGATCTTCGCGACCGTCGCCGCGTCCAAGCAGTTCACGGCGCGCTACGCGATCTCCAGCTTCGACAACCCCTCGTTCTTCGTGAACAACCCGACCCTGATCCCGGACAACACGATGGACGGCATGGTCGGCGTCGGGTTCCACCCGCCGCAGGACGTCGCAGACGACCAGATGCCCTTCCCGACCGGCGAGACCGAGGTCGAGTGCCTCGACGTGTTCAAGGACGCCGGGGTCACCTTCGAGACCCGCGAGTCGGCGCGGGTGGCGCTGCCGTACTGCGACGCGGTCAAGGTGCTCAAGATGGGCGCCGACAACGCCTCCGGTGACCTGAACGCCGGCACCTGGGCGGAGGCGGTGCACGCCAACGGCTCCGAGTTCCGCACCGCCGCCGGCTTCGGTGGCGCGCTGGGCGACGGCGGCTTCGCCGGCGCCGGCGGCTACCGGGTGCTGAAGTACGACGACGGCTGCTCCTGCTTCGTCTACGAGGGCGACGAGGTGCCGTTCGAATGA
- a CDS encoding antibiotic biosynthesis monooxygenase family protein, protein MIVVVSQAWTKPGEEHAQAYIALNEQFGRFWRDHPGFRGRRLVRGVEDRTHFTHLRWFDSVESYEECTCAEGYADHTVLMYEHLQPYDSYPREFLEMVIDEPGAVAP, encoded by the coding sequence ATGATCGTCGTGGTGAGCCAGGCCTGGACCAAGCCGGGCGAGGAGCATGCGCAGGCCTACATCGCGCTGAACGAGCAGTTCGGCCGGTTCTGGCGCGACCACCCCGGCTTCCGCGGCCGGCGCCTGGTGCGCGGGGTCGAGGACCGCACGCACTTCACCCACCTGCGCTGGTTCGACTCGGTGGAGAGCTACGAGGAGTGCACCTGCGCGGAGGGGTACGCCGACCACACGGTCCTCATGTACGAGCACCTGCAGCCCTACGACTCCTATCCGCGGGAGTTCCTCGAGATGGTCATCGACGAGCCGGGCGCGGTCGCGCCGTGA
- a CDS encoding HNH endonuclease, with the protein MAIDPNPAPLGECDSPAAVLAFARSRRALADRAEGELLEAAVAWASMHSVDCLDDAACLPGAEGEVAIAGPGAPLVTEFAPLELGAALGMSSDAARAMLGEAVELAHRLPKTWAAVRAGEVPAWRGRKVAANTLSLPADGAAYVDAHVWSVAGKIGYAALDRLIEEARVRFDPAGAEEKRRAAADRRHFDLDTGRVSFGGTVVVDGELDLADALDLDDAVARGARVLGELGCAESLDVRRSLAVGEIARRQLALDLDTTPTEVAGLSKRCRPRQVVVHVHLSAAALGSPSDGNLHLARVENTRSFVSADQVKTWCANPDAQVIVKPILDLADVDHTDAYEVPDRIAERVSLNNPTCVFPWCGRSARRADTDHVVRHRHEREGPPGDGEDFGETTDPNLAPLCRTHHRAKTHTSWTYTKLDETTYLWRTPNGIHLRRDHTGTTIVT; encoded by the coding sequence ATGGCCATCGACCCGAACCCCGCCCCGCTGGGCGAGTGCGACAGCCCCGCCGCGGTGCTGGCCTTCGCGCGGTCGCGCCGGGCTCTCGCAGATCGGGCTGAGGGCGAGCTGCTGGAGGCTGCGGTGGCCTGGGCCTCGATGCACTCGGTCGACTGCCTCGACGACGCGGCCTGCCTCCCGGGTGCCGAGGGTGAGGTGGCGATCGCGGGGCCGGGTGCGCCGCTGGTCACCGAGTTCGCCCCGCTGGAGCTCGGCGCCGCGCTCGGCATGTCCTCGGACGCGGCCCGGGCGATGCTCGGCGAGGCGGTCGAGCTCGCGCACCGGCTCCCCAAGACCTGGGCTGCGGTGCGTGCCGGCGAGGTACCGGCGTGGCGGGGCCGGAAGGTCGCGGCGAACACCCTGTCGCTGCCTGCCGACGGTGCTGCGTACGTCGACGCTCACGTCTGGTCGGTGGCGGGGAAGATCGGGTACGCCGCCCTGGACCGGCTGATCGAGGAGGCCCGGGTCCGGTTCGACCCCGCCGGAGCGGAGGAGAAGCGCCGCGCTGCCGCGGACCGGCGCCACTTCGACCTGGACACCGGCCGGGTCTCGTTCGGCGGGACAGTGGTCGTGGACGGCGAGCTGGACCTCGCCGACGCCCTCGACCTCGACGACGCGGTCGCCCGCGGGGCCCGGGTCCTCGGCGAGCTCGGCTGTGCGGAGTCCCTCGACGTACGCCGCTCCCTGGCCGTGGGCGAGATCGCCCGCCGCCAGCTCGCCCTGGACCTGGACACCACCCCGACCGAGGTCGCGGGCCTGTCCAAGCGCTGCCGGCCCCGCCAGGTCGTCGTCCACGTCCACCTCAGCGCCGCCGCCCTCGGCAGCCCCAGCGACGGGAATCTGCACCTGGCCCGGGTCGAGAACACCCGCTCGTTCGTCTCCGCGGACCAGGTCAAGACCTGGTGCGCCAACCCCGACGCCCAGGTCATCGTCAAGCCGATTCTCGACCTCGCCGACGTCGACCACACCGACGCCTACGAGGTCCCCGACCGGATCGCGGAACGCGTCTCCCTGAACAACCCGACCTGCGTCTTCCCCTGGTGCGGCCGCTCGGCCCGCCGCGCGGACACCGATCACGTCGTCCGCCACCGGCACGAGCGCGAGGGACCACCGGGCGACGGCGAGGACTTCGGCGAGACCACCGACCCCAACCTCGCACCCCTGTGCCGCACCCACCACCGAGCCAAGACCCACACCAGCTGGACCTATACCAAGCTCGACGAGACCACCTACCTGTGGCGAACCCCCAACGGCATCCACCTGCGCCGCGACCACACCGGCACCACCATCGTCACCTGA
- a CDS encoding COG1361 family protein, giving the protein MATLVVAATAAAGLSSFAEPAAAAPPEGGCWSYAPTGQVPPVPVPPTVPPTPPTVPPESADLSEDPVVDHSTELEPWSLNPDVDFALTTGGPTVVGRERTVTLTIPEGPVVSPTLLTSGTATFHLAVNGTDIEPIEADFTVEAGEPITDLVATGTFPIATSGAQVVTLRAAFFDAPLLLRRVACNGQTEGVPGAINPATTPLDTKLTTAFTSVATSGGTLTSVTGQQLTTAARPGDTLLFTTTGFASGSEGSALGSAQLCGADGTCTDPTTFPTNVDGVGGGRYVVPGTAPVGPVDLRLSDGDQIVQIPLTVLGGPAIGGEERSGTRRSIVTVTGTGWDPGREVTLQGLTGRSITARVGDDEKVAATPGSDGSLESRFVVSDRDIRSLRATQQRPDGSRLVALAAVEGPLPAGDGPVDDGDEKGNDDGNAEGGDTQTPADPGATTTLPPAAATPLVIPPLAIPQPLPLPFEMVDQPPLPAPVPPEPTPLDLVVSDPRLDGSVSFGELFGGAPERTLTFDIENRGEATVTEPVIAIAIGRSSDLEPSQVEAEVPALEPGETATVTVAVALPAASFGTYHVVGQVGEGDDGAFTLPWVTYPYGLFLLNLLGAGLLGYGVRRRLRSRPSPRLLPAPVLAAREVPALTSEAVVDLTRLEAWWQIKDKGVRPPAKPVLPALAAALPAFAIPGGRPAAPAEDAVVDLDAADLWWRRQLDTPGAALEDAVVDLDAAEKWWSQSRGGASTRA; this is encoded by the coding sequence ATGGCCACTCTGGTCGTGGCCGCCACCGCGGCCGCCGGCCTCTCGAGCTTCGCCGAGCCCGCCGCCGCGGCGCCGCCCGAGGGCGGGTGCTGGAGCTATGCCCCGACGGGCCAGGTTCCGCCTGTCCCGGTGCCGCCGACCGTCCCGCCGACGCCTCCGACCGTCCCGCCTGAGTCCGCGGACCTCTCCGAGGACCCGGTGGTGGACCACTCCACCGAGCTCGAGCCCTGGTCGCTGAATCCCGACGTCGACTTCGCTCTGACCACCGGCGGTCCGACCGTCGTGGGCCGGGAGCGGACCGTCACGCTGACCATCCCCGAGGGTCCGGTGGTCAGCCCCACGCTGCTGACCTCCGGCACCGCGACCTTCCACCTCGCGGTCAACGGCACCGACATTGAGCCGATCGAGGCCGACTTCACGGTGGAGGCCGGCGAGCCGATCACCGACCTGGTCGCCACGGGCACCTTCCCGATCGCGACCTCCGGCGCCCAGGTCGTGACGCTGCGGGCGGCCTTCTTCGACGCGCCGCTGCTGCTTCGACGCGTCGCCTGCAACGGCCAGACCGAGGGCGTTCCGGGCGCGATCAACCCCGCCACCACGCCGCTCGACACCAAGCTCACCACCGCCTTCACCTCGGTCGCGACCTCGGGCGGCACGCTGACCTCGGTCACCGGCCAGCAGCTCACCACCGCGGCCCGGCCCGGCGACACCCTGCTGTTCACCACCACCGGCTTCGCCTCCGGCTCGGAGGGCAGCGCCCTCGGCAGCGCCCAGCTGTGCGGCGCCGACGGGACCTGCACGGACCCGACGACGTTCCCGACCAACGTCGACGGCGTCGGCGGCGGGCGGTACGTCGTACCCGGCACTGCCCCGGTCGGCCCGGTCGACCTGCGGCTCAGCGACGGCGACCAGATCGTCCAGATCCCGCTGACGGTGCTGGGCGGCCCCGCGATCGGCGGCGAGGAGCGCTCCGGGACCCGGCGCAGCATCGTGACAGTGACCGGCACCGGGTGGGATCCCGGGCGCGAGGTGACGCTCCAGGGGCTCACTGGCCGGAGCATCACCGCGCGGGTCGGCGACGACGAGAAGGTCGCGGCGACGCCCGGGTCTGACGGCAGCCTGGAGTCCAGGTTCGTGGTCTCCGACCGGGACATCCGGTCGCTGCGGGCCACCCAGCAGCGGCCCGACGGCTCGCGCCTGGTCGCGCTGGCCGCGGTCGAGGGGCCGCTGCCCGCCGGCGACGGCCCGGTCGACGACGGCGACGAGAAGGGGAACGACGACGGCAACGCCGAGGGCGGCGACACGCAGACCCCCGCCGACCCGGGTGCGACCACCACGCTGCCGCCCGCCGCCGCGACCCCGCTCGTGATCCCGCCGCTGGCGATCCCGCAGCCGCTCCCGCTGCCGTTCGAGATGGTCGACCAGCCGCCGCTGCCCGCGCCCGTGCCGCCCGAGCCGACGCCGCTCGACCTCGTGGTCAGCGACCCGCGGCTCGACGGCTCGGTCTCCTTCGGGGAGCTGTTCGGCGGGGCGCCCGAGCGCACCCTCACCTTCGACATCGAGAACCGGGGCGAGGCGACGGTCACCGAGCCGGTGATCGCGATCGCGATCGGGCGCTCCAGCGACCTGGAGCCGAGCCAGGTCGAGGCCGAGGTGCCGGCCCTGGAGCCGGGGGAGACCGCGACCGTGACGGTGGCGGTGGCGCTGCCCGCCGCGTCGTTCGGGACCTACCACGTCGTGGGCCAGGTCGGCGAGGGCGACGACGGCGCCTTCACGCTGCCGTGGGTCACCTACCCCTACGGGCTGTTCCTGCTCAACCTCCTCGGAGCTGGCCTGCTCGGGTACGGCGTACGCCGCCGCCTGCGCTCGCGCCCCTCGCCCCGGCTGCTCCCGGCGCCGGTGCTGGCAGCCCGCGAGGTGCCGGCGCTGACCAGCGAGGCCGTGGTGGACCTGACCCGGCTCGAGGCGTGGTGGCAGATCAAGGACAAGGGGGTCCGGCCGCCGGCGAAGCCGGTGCTGCCGGCCCTGGCTGCGGCGCTTCCGGCCTTCGCGATCCCCGGCGGGCGGCCCGCCGCACCGGCCGAGGACGCCGTCGTGGACCTCGACGCCGCGGACCTGTGGTGGCGCCGCCAGCTGGACACCCCGGGAGCCGCCCTGGAGGACGCGGTCGTCGACCTCGACGCCGCGGAGAAGTGGTGGTCCCAGTCTCGGGGAGGTGCTTCCACCCGTGCCTAA
- a CDS encoding NAD-dependent epimerase/dehydratase family protein has translation MKVLIIGAGFVGSATAARLQELGHEVTVTTTTEAKVEGLTERFGNAVVVRGSDRDAVHAAVAGQDAVVISAGPSAQQSMTPEGRAKTYREILVDTAENVISAPGSPYLVGLSSLSVYGSAANHLDAVDEDSPTTDSDDPSPSSFLLMEQTYLQAADRAAVFRCGDIFGPGDPPIAEKVKMAHQYLHGSVPFAGDALLYRLYVDDAADAVVHAVQQRLTGLFNLTHAEVPPTNATLFDTISAENDLPPLEYRGEIAGPTKPISVQRLIDSGFTPSRSFDPALTKLVTPAS, from the coding sequence ATGAAGGTCCTGATCATCGGCGCCGGCTTCGTCGGGTCGGCCACGGCCGCCCGGCTCCAGGAGCTCGGCCACGAGGTCACGGTGACGACCACCACCGAGGCGAAGGTCGAGGGGCTCACCGAGCGCTTCGGGAACGCCGTGGTGGTGCGCGGCAGCGACCGGGACGCCGTCCACGCGGCCGTGGCCGGCCAGGACGCGGTCGTCATCAGCGCCGGACCGTCGGCCCAGCAGTCGATGACGCCGGAGGGACGGGCCAAGACGTACCGCGAGATCCTCGTGGACACCGCGGAGAACGTGATCTCCGCGCCCGGGTCGCCGTACCTGGTCGGACTCTCCTCGCTGTCGGTCTACGGCTCCGCGGCCAACCACCTCGACGCCGTCGACGAGGACTCCCCCACCACGGACTCCGACGACCCGAGCCCGAGCAGCTTCCTGCTGATGGAGCAGACCTACCTCCAGGCCGCCGACCGCGCCGCGGTCTTCCGCTGCGGCGACATCTTCGGCCCCGGCGACCCGCCGATCGCGGAGAAGGTCAAGATGGCCCACCAGTACCTCCACGGGTCGGTCCCGTTCGCAGGCGACGCGCTGCTCTACCGCCTCTACGTCGACGACGCCGCCGACGCGGTCGTGCACGCCGTCCAGCAGCGCCTCACCGGGCTGTTCAACCTCACGCACGCCGAGGTCCCGCCCACGAACGCGACGCTCTTCGACACGATCTCGGCGGAGAACGACCTGCCGCCCCTGGAGTACCGCGGCGAGATCGCCGGCCCCACCAAGCCGATCTCGGTCCAGCGCCTGATCGACAGCGGCTTCACCCCCTCGCGGTCCTTCGACCCCGCGCTCACCAAGCTGGTCACCCCCGCCAGCTGA
- a CDS encoding ABC transporter ATP-binding protein: protein MSPTTPVLECAGIRASYGPMQVLFDVSLTVGQGEMVALMGPNGVGKSTLLKVVGGLLRPTAGTVRLNGVDVTGVATRKRVEQGLCQVVGQSAFGSLTVAENLTMHGFTATDRRWAREAVEAALGVFPRLNARRNQQASTLSGGERQMLAIAKAIVAEPKVLVIDEFSLGLAPVVVGGLMDLLRRLNERGAAVLLVEQSVNVALSLVDRAYMMEKGEIIAEERAAELAANPDRIRALMLGGHAEVAR from the coding sequence ATGAGCCCCACGACACCGGTCCTGGAGTGCGCCGGGATCCGCGCCTCCTACGGGCCGATGCAGGTGCTCTTCGATGTCTCGCTGACCGTCGGCCAGGGCGAGATGGTCGCGCTCATGGGGCCGAACGGGGTCGGCAAGAGCACGCTGCTGAAGGTGGTCGGCGGGTTGCTTCGCCCGACCGCCGGCACGGTGCGGCTCAACGGCGTCGACGTCACCGGGGTCGCCACCCGCAAGCGGGTCGAGCAGGGGCTGTGCCAGGTCGTCGGACAGTCGGCGTTCGGCTCGCTCACCGTCGCCGAGAACCTCACGATGCACGGCTTCACCGCCACCGACCGCCGGTGGGCCCGGGAGGCCGTCGAGGCCGCCCTGGGGGTCTTCCCCCGGCTCAACGCGCGCCGCAACCAGCAGGCCTCGACCCTCTCCGGCGGCGAGCGGCAGATGCTCGCGATCGCGAAGGCGATCGTCGCCGAGCCCAAGGTGCTGGTCATCGACGAGTTCTCGCTCGGTCTCGCCCCGGTCGTCGTGGGCGGCCTGATGGACCTGCTGCGCCGGCTCAACGAACGTGGCGCCGCCGTGCTGCTCGTCGAGCAGTCGGTGAACGTCGCCCTGTCGCTGGTCGACCGGGCCTACATGATGGAGAAGGGCGAGATCATCGCTGAGGAGCGCGCCGCGGAGCTGGCCGCCAACCCCGACCGGATCCGGGCGCTGATGCTCGGCGGGCACGCGGAGGTGGCCCGATGA
- a CDS encoding neocarzinostatin apoprotein domain-containing protein, with amino-acid sequence MKRFPTLAKALAAGAAMTIVTILSAPPTMAAGPTLEVSQLTGLKDGQTITISGTGFKPGLSSIAVGQCIEGMTGPSDCNLPSGSTFRNADASGSIGEFTIVVNEKFGANDCAKVKCVIGAQPLPGAQDDATINANMVFHDISFGAEPAAEAVQAPAAPAAPAAPAAPAAPAVAATTATSTLPQTGGGDSLPVVLLAGSALLLGGFGVLFVVPARRREQAAR; translated from the coding sequence GTGAAGAGATTCCCGACGCTCGCCAAGGCCTTGGCGGCCGGCGCAGCCATGACGATCGTGACGATCCTCAGCGCACCGCCCACCATGGCCGCCGGCCCCACCCTCGAGGTCAGCCAGCTCACCGGGCTCAAGGACGGCCAGACGATCACGATCAGCGGAACCGGCTTCAAGCCCGGGCTCAGCAGCATCGCGGTGGGGCAGTGCATCGAGGGCATGACCGGGCCGTCGGACTGCAACCTGCCGTCCGGCTCCACGTTCCGCAACGCGGACGCCTCCGGGTCGATCGGTGAGTTCACGATCGTCGTCAACGAGAAGTTCGGCGCGAACGACTGCGCCAAGGTCAAGTGCGTGATCGGCGCCCAGCCGCTGCCGGGCGCGCAGGATGACGCGACGATCAACGCGAACATGGTCTTCCACGACATCAGCTTCGGCGCCGAGCCGGCCGCCGAGGCCGTGCAGGCCCCCGCGGCCCCCGCCGCGCCTGCTGCCCCCGCCGCGCCGGCCGCGCCTGCCGTCGCCGCGACCACCGCGACCTCCACGCTGCCGCAGACCGGCGGCGGCGACTCGCTGCCCGTCGTGCTCCTCGCCGGGTCGGCGCTGCTGCTCGGTGGCTTCGGTGTGCTGTTCGTGGTGCCGGCCCGTCGCCGCGAGCAGGCCGCCCGATGA
- a CDS encoding branched-chain amino acid ABC transporter permease/ATP-binding protein — protein sequence MSPLLTPLLALSDFDFGPDRIVIGLFTGLTYGLLAIGLVLVYRSSRFVNFAHGSVGAFGASLLALLVADWGAPYWLAFVIGILVAGGLSAGIEVLVVRRLAGRPSLIGMIATLGLSQFILIMALVINSDGVSGFTFPQPPFLPTWEVDSLPIGPPYIAMFILGPCLLAGLTWWLRHHRLGMAIRAAADDPDAAQLEGIPSRRMATLAWGIAGGIAAFSAILVTPTTSGQGLDGLGADLLLKGLAGAVIGRMSSIPIAVGASLGIGLLEQLLLSNPETADLDIVFIGVVILIALLRQPILGRAGQERIGLRRVVVPPLPAAYQKVASIKWLPRVTVTVLGCVLIGLAYAVTNETASVFTSVIGYTLVGLSVGLVTGVAGQLSLGQFAYAGIAAAGSMHVADATGSFLFGILAGMLSAAIASVVVGIPAMRLKGLALAVSTLAFALVTSDWLLRREIFLGAGVSPAKPTWWGEPMELAVRYYLFALVMLAIAIWFTNNLRHSGFGRSLQALRDNEEAGRAFTVPTQLRKFQLYAVAGMIAGAGGVVIGHGQTQLTVNSFPADASIDVVALTVIGGLAVTSGPLIGAIILIGIPAMTTMSTLGQAGLSIFWLLVVILLPDGLGGVFIRLRDRLYDALARRAGIDPVEARHGAVEPTGSPLQQRMRLEGLVERPADEVTRPGPVLSVEGISRRFGGVVAVDGASFDLQRGEILGVIGPNGAGKTTMFEMVAGFTKPDAGRVLFEGADVTAFTPEKRAEVGLVRSFQDAALFPTLTVRETLMVAQERTAPTSLWWSAIGVRSAELAKAEAADEIIDRMALAPYVHRTISELSTGTRRVVELACLLSLEPRVLLLDEPSAGIAQSESEALGELLLGIRRELGTTMVVIEHDLPLLSKISDRMIAMNLGRVVASGTPEEVRNDEAVVRSYLGGDEAAINRSGVPAPVPVAPSGVNGTDVAPEHIQPVTTR from the coding sequence ATGAGCCCGCTGCTGACGCCGCTCCTGGCGCTCTCGGACTTCGACTTCGGCCCGGACCGGATCGTCATCGGCCTGTTCACCGGCCTGACCTACGGCCTGCTGGCCATCGGCCTGGTGCTGGTCTACCGGTCCAGCCGCTTCGTGAACTTCGCGCACGGCTCGGTGGGCGCCTTCGGCGCCTCGCTGCTGGCGCTGCTGGTCGCCGACTGGGGCGCGCCGTACTGGCTGGCCTTCGTGATCGGCATCCTGGTCGCCGGCGGCCTCTCGGCCGGGATCGAGGTGCTCGTCGTACGCCGGCTCGCCGGCCGTCCGAGCCTGATCGGCATGATCGCCACGCTCGGGCTCTCCCAGTTCATCCTGATCATGGCGCTGGTGATCAACAGCGACGGCGTCAGCGGCTTCACGTTCCCGCAGCCGCCGTTCCTTCCGACGTGGGAGGTCGACTCGCTGCCGATCGGCCCGCCGTACATCGCGATGTTCATCCTCGGGCCGTGCCTGCTGGCAGGCCTCACCTGGTGGCTGCGCCACCACCGCCTCGGCATGGCGATCCGGGCCGCCGCCGACGACCCCGACGCCGCCCAGCTCGAGGGCATCCCGTCGCGCCGGATGGCGACCCTGGCCTGGGGCATCGCGGGCGGCATCGCCGCCTTCTCCGCCATCCTGGTCACCCCGACCACGTCGGGCCAGGGCCTGGACGGACTCGGCGCCGACCTGCTCCTCAAGGGCCTCGCCGGCGCCGTCATCGGCCGGATGTCCTCGATCCCGATCGCGGTCGGGGCCTCGCTGGGCATCGGCCTGCTCGAGCAGCTGCTGCTGTCCAACCCCGAGACCGCCGACCTCGACATCGTCTTCATCGGCGTCGTCATCCTCATCGCCCTGCTGCGCCAGCCGATCCTGGGCCGCGCCGGCCAGGAGCGGATCGGCCTGCGCCGGGTCGTGGTGCCGCCACTGCCTGCGGCGTACCAGAAGGTCGCCTCGATCAAGTGGCTGCCGCGGGTCACGGTCACCGTGCTCGGCTGCGTGCTGATCGGCCTGGCCTACGCCGTCACCAACGAGACGGCCTCGGTGTTCACCAGCGTCATCGGCTACACACTGGTCGGCCTCAGCGTCGGCCTGGTGACCGGCGTCGCGGGCCAGCTCTCGCTGGGCCAGTTCGCGTACGCCGGCATCGCGGCGGCCGGCTCGATGCACGTCGCCGACGCCACCGGGAGCTTCCTGTTCGGCATCCTCGCCGGCATGCTCTCGGCGGCGATCGCGTCCGTGGTCGTCGGCATCCCCGCGATGCGGCTCAAGGGCCTGGCCCTGGCGGTCTCCACACTCGCGTTCGCGCTGGTCACCAGCGACTGGCTGCTGCGCCGTGAGATCTTCCTCGGCGCCGGGGTCTCCCCGGCGAAGCCGACCTGGTGGGGCGAGCCGATGGAGCTCGCGGTGCGCTACTACCTCTTCGCGCTGGTGATGCTCGCGATCGCGATCTGGTTCACCAACAACCTGCGGCACAGCGGCTTCGGCCGCTCCCTCCAGGCGCTGCGCGACAACGAGGAGGCCGGCCGGGCGTTCACCGTGCCGACCCAGCTGCGCAAGTTCCAGCTCTACGCCGTGGCCGGCATGATCGCCGGCGCCGGCGGTGTGGTGATCGGCCACGGGCAGACCCAGCTGACAGTCAACTCGTTCCCCGCGGACGCCAGCATCGACGTCGTCGCGCTCACGGTGATCGGCGGCCTGGCCGTCACCTCGGGCCCGCTGATCGGCGCGATCATCCTGATCGGCATCCCGGCGATGACCACGATGAGCACCCTGGGCCAGGCCGGGCTCTCGATCTTCTGGCTGCTGGTCGTCATCCTGCTTCCCGACGGTCTCGGCGGGGTCTTCATCCGGCTGCGCGACCGGCTCTACGACGCGCTCGCCAGGCGGGCCGGCATCGACCCGGTGGAGGCGCGGCACGGGGCCGTGGAGCCCACGGGCTCGCCGCTGCAGCAGCGGATGCGGCTCGAGGGCCTGGTCGAGCGGCCCGCCGACGAGGTCACCCGCCCCGGCCCGGTGCTGAGCGTGGAGGGCATCTCCCGACGGTTCGGGGGAGTGGTCGCGGTGGACGGTGCGAGCTTCGACCTCCAGCGCGGCGAGATCCTCGGCGTGATCGGCCCGAACGGCGCCGGCAAGACGACGATGTTCGAGATGGTGGCCGGCTTCACCAAGCCCGACGCCGGCCGGGTGCTCTTCGAGGGCGCGGACGTCACGGCGTTCACGCCGGAGAAGCGGGCCGAGGTCGGCCTGGTCCGGTCCTTCCAGGACGCGGCGCTGTTCCCGACCCTGACGGTTCGCGAGACCCTCATGGTCGCCCAGGAGCGGACCGCTCCGACGAGCCTGTGGTGGTCGGCGATCGGGGTCCGCTCCGCGGAGCTGGCCAAGGCCGAGGCCGCCGACGAGATCATCGACCGGATGGCGCTGGCGCCGTACGTGCACCGCACGATCTCCGAGCTCTCGACCGGGACCCGGCGGGTCGTGGAGCTGGCCTGCCTGTTGTCGCTGGAGCCGCGGGTGCTGCTCCTCGACGAGCCGTCGGCGGGCATCGCGCAGAGCGAGAGCGAGGCGCTGGGCGAGCTGCTGCTCGGGATCCGGCGCGAGCTCGGCACCACGATGGTCGTCATCGAGCACGACCTCCCGCTGCTGTCGAAGATCTCCGACCGGATGATCGCGATGAACCTCGGCCGCGTCGTGGCCTCCGGCACGCCGGAGGAGGTGCGCAACGACGAGGCAGTCGTCCGCTCCTACCTCGGCGGCGACGAGGCCGCGATCAACCGTTCCGGGGTCCCGGCGCCCGTTCCCGTGGCACCGTCCGGCGTGAACGGCACGGACGTCGCGCCCGAGCACATCCAGCCCGTGACGACCCGCTGA